ttagACATAGATTAATTATATAGAATTGGACTTATATCGGGCACAAGTTTAACTGTTTAAGTTGACTCTATCACCTAAATGCAAGTAGGTTCAACATAACTAGTAGCCTCAAGTCCGCCGAGAATTTAAAACAGCTTACATCTAGTATGATCAACCTACCAGTGAGTAGCTACAAATTAGGTGATTTGAATTTAATTAAAACCGATCAGTTCTTCAACATACTCCAATATGCCAGCAACTTGAACTCCAAATTAAagttaaagaaaatgaaattgaatttattaGAGCCGATCCCTCTTTCTATAAGAGGAGACGATAGATTGTAAAATATTACATAGTCCAAGTGTCCAACCAAGAAATTAGTACAGAAAGCAAAGTACAACAAAGTAGATAACACGAACtaatcaactttttttttttggtctggaaCCTAATTTAACTACTAGAGTAACACGTTCTGCTGAAACCATCATCAGAATAGTGACCCCGTACACCACCCATTTATTATACATAGAGGAAATTAAGCAGATGGTGCGTCTTCAGAAACCCTAGCTCTTACTTGATGCTGCATTAATGCGAATACAAAAATCAGTTACCCTAAGATATGCATGCAGGTACGTGcagtttatactttataaaCATAATATGGAGATTCTGTATCGTGTTTCTTTACATACCTTTTGCAGTTGGTGGAGGGGCTGATCTTGTACGGAATTTTGATCCCGCACTTGGCAGGAAGCCCAGCAGCAAAGCGGACGTTATTGCTGCTGTAGTGAATACCGctgaatttttctttcaaacagTTACAAACGCCCTGGAGGTCAGCGGTGGTGTGTGCCGTGCTGTAGAGGGTCTTGATCCCGCTGCAGCAACCTGAGGCAGGTGTCCCACCTTTTTCCAAGTAGGGAATGCACGGCGTCAGCCCGTTCACCACCTGACTGCAGGTTATGGTTGCTTTGGCTCCGCCTAACAACAGTGCCACCATGGACACCACCACCACGCAGAGTAGAATAAAAGCCCTAGAGCAAGCCATAACGAAAGGGAATATTACAGAGTTGAGACTAGAACTTGAGCAAGTTTTAGAGAGTGCTGTAGTGAGTAAGAATGCTAAAGCGTATGCTATTTATATAGAATACTTTAGGGATTACTGTATAATAGCTGGGCAGGAATtcaaaactttggtacagattGGTTGAGCATGTTGAATGCTAGTGCTAGCTGGTAATTGAATTTATAGATCAGACCATTCCAGAAAGAATGAATATTTATGTAACGaaattaatcaattaatgaaGGGTCTTGTTAATCCTGTTTCTAATCAAGGTTTAGGGTACAGTAATTAGCGAAACGAACGAATGAAAAAATTACTAACCTACCAACGTACACAAAGCAACAAATCTGAGTTGATATCACACGTGTACGATTAAGATTGAAGTCCTGCTCTGGCACTATCTATGGGCTGGCCGCAAACATTGTTTTTCCCGATTATGATTTATGTGCATAGAGTTGGGGTTAACTACTTCAATAAGATTTTGCTACTACCTAAGTACGGCACCGCAAAATATTATGTGTACAAGTCAATTATGTTAATTTGGGACCACGAATTATTATTTTATTCTTCATATATAATATGCAGTGAACTTTTTAGGTTAAGTAATGTTAGGTGAATCACATTTTCGGTTGTCACCTGCATCTCACTTTATGTGACACCTGATGTAGAACAAAATCCAACATCTCAGAGAACTTCATTAAATGACACGGCTATGTCACATCAGTTGCCCTATAAGATGAGATGCATGTAGTATCCAAAAAGGTGGTTCACATAGTATTACTTAACCCGAAAAACTCACCACATATTACAAAGAATGTTTTAGATCGACATGATTGACTAAAGACATTGGGCACATAATATTTTGCGGTGTCGTACCTAGGTAGTTGCCAAAATCTTATTGAATTGCCAACTCTATGCACATAAATCATAATCGTGAATTCAAGTAGTTAACCCTAAGTCTATGCACATAATAAGATGGGATTTATAGTAACCACTACAGGTGGTCGAGTTtgtaagagcctccaggtgtggaacccccacacccgggtttgaatcccgccgacgcttattggagttaaatcccaatatattcttggtgggcaggggggaggaagcgttctgaaAAGATCCGCCGAGCACAGATTAGTCTCTGGACCTAGGAAGtctttgaggacaccgtgtgattgacaaatcaaaatataaaaaaaagataataatgGTGTGTGTAAGTAAGCGAATTCAGATTTTTTTCTATTGTGTCATTGTGTTAAAATTGCCCATTCAAATAATATGACCGATATAATTAGATCTGAagtaaaacaaataacaaatttttgtttttttttaataaagatcATCTCGAGCCCAAATGGTCATGACATGCCATTTTGCTGCCATCTACAGatagaacaagaagatgtggtACATAAGCATATGTCCAAACATTGAACATCCGACGCTTATTTACGTTAACTAAAATTAGCAAGCCTAGAACAAAACATATAGAGTGCACAAAAAGTGCATagctccctaaaaaaaaaaacaaaattattggAAATAAACAACTAAAACCTTAGCAGCCCAGTGAAGCCCAAAGCCCAAATGGGACTGGCCTAACCCTGGGCCAGTCACCACTCCGTTTGCACACCAGTCGCATGTACAACATAACCAACGATCCCCGCCACCTTGACCACCCCGAAAGTCCCAAACTTTGGACACCCCAATAGATTTGAACTTGATTGGTTAATCAGTCAGCAACACCATACGTCTCAAAATCACCAGAAGCCGACGTCACACATGAAATCGATGAGGATCAAGAACCACATCCCACACAAGTATTGTCAACTCTTCTCCTTCTGTCTTGTGAAAGCTCGGTGCAGAAGACACTTAGAATCGCTAGCCTAGAGAGACCATGATTAGGAACACGTCATTCTATATCGTTAAATCTCTCTCAAGTTTCATAGAATGATTCATTTGGTATCTCTCGGAAGTTCATCAAGTCATTCCTCATTGAATTGGACTTGTGTGGAAGGAAGTTGAATTTGAGGAAGACCCTTTGCATCTCTTCCGAAGATGGATACTTCTTGGGGGTAACTTGTACGACAATTTCTTCTCTTTGTCCTTCAATGAAAATGGGAAGAGCTGAAGGCGGAAGTTGGCTTCATCTATACCTAAAGGAATAAGTATAGTTCACAATTCGacaaaccaaagaaaagagaTAAGTTTGCAATAGTCTACAGTTTTATGTTAGAGGTAACAACACATAATAGAAGCAAAATGCAACTTGGATGATTGGGAACTTGTTGGTATTTTGTACTCCTTCATGGGGCGTGGTTCATCTAAATTGGGTATCCAATCTATCTTAGCTTGCAACTCTTCTGCCAATTTCTTTATGTGATCTAGAATTTCTGGCGGTACTTGAGTTTCTTCACCACTATCCTCAAGGATTTGATCAATAGATATGTGATCCCCACTTGGTGTGCTTGAAAATGATGAAGTAGAGTATCTTGAATTTATAGATGAGGTATTTGAACTTGAATGTGAATTATGAGACATAAACACCTATAAGCATTAAAAGTAAGAACACATTGAAGTTTGAGAAAATAGGGGATTCGATTAGTCAAAATTTGGTATATGAAAAAGGAGTTCCAGAGGGCTCAAAATTTTGACAAGTCAAGATTGTATATCGACTAATTGAGTAACTCGCGAGTTTTTGGCCAGCAATCGCAGGAATCTGGCGTTGACCTCCATTGACTTTTTTTCGTCCGTTTgtgcactttcttctcctttcttcactcaattgaatctccactgaTACTTCGAAATTGGCCTTCAGCTTCTTCATAGCAAATGTTCCTCGATAAGTTAGATCATCttagtaaaatttcagagcttaggtCACCGTGgtttggccgaaaatgctgcCGAAATCCCTACAGCCGGTTTTGCATTTTTCGTCAGAAACTTGGACctatcttttgaaggccttccactccgaactagctcttgtactattcataataaatgatccttaggatgtttATAatagatctggaaagtttcagcaCATTTGGAGTTCATTGGTCCAAGCTAACGCTCCTCCctccttgcctagctcggtttctcctagccggagtaggaaaatgtgctaagattgactttttaagtgcatttccatgcttctccatcatttcctaacatgataaggaaaacataataaatatatacaaataaacacaaaggtcaAGCAAAATTGTAAAATTAGGTTCATAATTACTACCTAACAGTCGAGGAGCAAATAATGGAGGCACGTGGTTTGGCTTGACATGTTTACTACTATCATTGTTTTCAAGGTCGTAATGCTCTTGGTTGAATTTTAAAGttaataaattatttgtttCCTACTTCTCAACATATTTAATTTGAGAGATCCGTAACTCTGGGGCGCGTCTCTCTTCTATATAGCAACCTAGTTACATTTAACTCAAATTGGGTCCTGCTTGTGAGCCCAAGGCCCGTTGTTTATTCTTACTTCCGCTTATGTTTTTGGGTTGCTTGAATGATTTGTTCTAGAAAATACTTTACAAACCAACAACTTAAACCCTAAAGGCCTTACGATTTCGAGTTGATGGGTATCGGGAATTGAAGTCATAATTGGCATGTTGGTTTCTAGTTAGCTCAAAGTCGCAGCACTGTGAGACCTCTCATTTAGGATGCCATAGAAAAACTTGGTATCAGAACTCTGTGTTCTGAAACGTTTTTGAAAGTGTTTTGCAAATGTTTTAAATGTCAAAATTGGTAAGACAAACTCTTGGAAATCTTGGTCATTCTCAAAATATGTATTTGACCTTCTTCCCTTGTTTAAAGTTCGTTTTGAGCAATACGTATTTGCTTCATTTTACTTTCAAATCCATTTTTCGATGTTATAAAAGAATTTTCCATTGGTTAAACtccattttggaaaataaagataTTTTGAGCTTCATTGGAAATTGTTTAATTAGTTTCCCTATGGTGCTTCAAtatatgttgtttgaatttcaatttgTCAATGCTGCCATGATACCAATTGACCACAATTGTTCCAAATGTATTAAGTAAGAAAATTTGATAAAGTATTCGGTGGAGAATTGGGGTTTGAGCACTAAGAAGTTAGTAAAGTTATCTTAGATGAATTGGTACCTACGAAGGTAAGTTAGAGACATGCAAAATGGGAAAGAAGAGTTATGTACTTCCATGCTAGTGTTATATAATAAATTTTATTGATGGATTAAAGTTATTGTACTACATATTTTATTGCACGTATTGACAAATATATATTGGCAGATCAAAGTAAAAGTTAAAGCAAAA
Above is a genomic segment from Rosa chinensis cultivar Old Blush chromosome 3, RchiOBHm-V2, whole genome shotgun sequence containing:
- the LOC112191408 gene encoding non-specific lipid-transfer protein 1, with the protein product MACSRAFILLCVVVVSMVALLLGGAKATITCSQVVNGLTPCIPYLEKGGTPASGCCSGIKTLYSTAHTTADLQGVCNCLKEKFSGIHYSSNNVRFAAGLPAKCGIKIPYKISPSTNCKSIK